Genomic segment of Mauremys mutica isolate MM-2020 ecotype Southern chromosome 22, ASM2049712v1, whole genome shotgun sequence:
GGCTACGCTTCTGACCGCAGTAACTGTGAAAAGAGTTAAATAGTTTTCCAGCCTCCCTCCTTCTGGTCACTGTAACATCATTTCCTCTGATAATTACTACGCAGTTAATTTTAAACCCTTGATTGCCTGCTGGCAGGTTTACTGATAATCCCTTGATTGCACAGGGTTATAAGAGCTCCACTTGTTTTGTCCAGCAGAGGAATCTAAACATTCATATTTAAAGTCCTGCTTCCCCAGCAAGCGTCCACTTAGAATCATATTTACATGGAGGGGTTGAGGCCTCTAGCAGACTGGGAGGAGGCTCTTGTTGAAATGTGACACTGAACTAGGCCAATCTGGCTTCCATCCGAGGTTACACAATCCCTGAAAGCTCAATATTTGACTAAAATGTCATTCTGTTTCCGATCTTGGAAGCTATTTATAGTCTGACCCTTTGGCTCCCATAATGCTGCAGTCCTAAATGCGCCGCACTGTTCAAGAACACAAGTCCTCATTGATGGGATCAACTCAGAAATGGCCGTTTTAATCCCAAATGGAAGTGCTGGGATGTACCCAGTAAGAGGTGCTTTCCGGCCTGGGACTGCTCTCCCTCACACATTTTCTGAATATGTCCTGATGCTTGTACTGATTACACAATGAGCTCTGCTCAGTAAATCCCTGACTTCTAAATGCCAGCAGCATGTGACCACAGGAAGCATCTGCCAAGCTACTGCATAAATACAACTGTGGGATGGTTGGGAATTAGCAGGGCTAAGCCCCTTTCTCTGTGCAAAAGTACCAGAATGTTAGAGCAAGGCTTCTTCCTCTTGCCGTTCTTGTCACAGGAGACCCCTATGTTGCAAATATGAATGGAGACTTGCCAAGGTTAGCCAGTGTGCACACCAACTTCTTTGTGCAAATCAGTGTTCAAAGTGCACCTGTGGAGCTGGGTGGAACTGGGCGGGTCTGGAGAGTTCATTGGGGAAATAGGGAGTAGTATTTAAAAGTCAGGCAGTGACCCATGCTCTAGCCAGCAGGTGCCATGCCCTGTTATGAGAGCTGCATGCCAGGAAAGGCAGAGGACTATAGGAAAGAAGGTTGCAAACCTACCCTTACCTTTTCCCAGTCTGTTTGCTGGTCACAAAGTAACCCCTTCTGTAGGCACAACAGATACCAAGCGTTATCAGCACCAGAACCACCACGACCACTAGGACTCCACCAACAATCCCGCCAATATTAAGATCATCTGGAGAGGAGAGAAGGCATCAGTCACTGATCCCCACAGGTCTCCCAGCCTTCCACCTACATGCAGGCACGAAACCTTCCCCCCTGAGATTCCGCCTACTCGAGCAACTCACCCTCATGCCACCGCAGCTGcccttctatttttagcacgctagctcggCCAGAGCTAAtatgggtatgtctcctcaagctggaaataACACCAGCTCCCACATCAACATATCCAAAGGCTCTTCGGCTCACCTTCACCCCACCCTGGCCCCTCTTTTGCCCTGCCCTGTTCTGCTCCCCCCTCTGTTCTCTTCCctcttctttccatttagcttgtCCCGTCCTAACTAAACCCACCCCCTCAATAAAACCATGGCATTAACATGCcttttgctgccatcacattgttcactctgcttgttaTCTCTCCCCCCCGCCGCACCCGGTGTCTGACGTGTCTATTTACACTGCATGCTCTTAGGAGCAGGGACTGCCTGCCCTTCTGGGTCTGGGTAGTGCCTAGCGCCAGGTGGGCCTTAGGCACTACTGTCAGAGACATAATTGTAATTAATGGAATCAAATATATAAATCAGCTAAGTAACCTCAGGAATCATGAAGCTAATTGACCCAATCAGTTCTCCCGTTTTCATTTAGCGATTCTTTTTTCCTTGCCCACATTTTGTCATTGTGTTTTTCTACATCGTTATTTAGACGTTCACATGCCAGGAGCCAAGGCTCTCTCTCGTCCGCCTCTACAGCACCGTGCTGCGTCTGTGGGGCTCCAGAAATTATTAGGGATTTTGGAAGAGCCAAGAACATACTTGACGCTGCATGAGACACCAAGAAAAACCAGCCCCCAACACTGCAGAGCTTCTAATGTATCAACCACCGCTTTCCACCGGTAGGCAGGGCCACTCACAGATTTCCATCTCCTGCTCCTCACACTTGGCGGAGCCGGCATCGTTTGTTGCTATGCAGTAGTACCGGCCGGAGTCCCCCTTGTGCACGGCAGCGAAGACCTGTTTCGGAGGAAGCATAATGTGTCAGAGAGAGGAGTCAGAATCACAGCCTTTCCGCAAACAGCAAACAAACATGTTAGACACTACACCCAGAAGTCTAGGCCTTTTGGACCCGCAGGAGGATGAAATAAATATACACAGGCATTTCTTTGTTTGCCTTTTGATCAAGCCAAAGACCTGCGGAGACTAGAACATATCCCCAAGCCTGCAGCCTGGAAATATTCTAGTTGCACAGACTCCAGAGAGGCCCAGAAATGAACTAGAGGTTCACCGCTTTTAGAACATAGTGCGAGAACTCACTGCAAAAGACTTCCCTCAGTAGCACAGGCTGcaaactggacccaggacattTCTCCCTGGGGAAGACGGCGATCAAGAGAGAGACCTTTCAGGGCCAGAAATGATGCTTCTCTTCCTTTTCTACAGCACTGAGTTTTTTATGGTGATACGTTGATtagaaacacagagagaaaagcGTCGGGGTGGTTATGCCGTTCCTCCCCCGTCACAACAGCATGCTCTGCCCACTCTAGAGCCAAAGGCAGAGACTACAACATGGGGGTCATCTCTTCTGGTCCCATGGAGGAGTTGTTCTTCCCCCACATCCTGCAGTTGGACTCTGCCAGCCCCTCGGGCCTAGAACCCCCACCTGTTCCAATTGTTCCCTCCTCTTCAGTTCACTCATAATCTGGGTATACGCAAAGAGCAACCCTAGCATAGCCCAGCCACAGCATTCTCGGTCATTTCCGTCAGAGCATTACCAAAGTGCCTGTTCCAGGGTTCAAGCTGAAGGAGGAATTATGGAATTTGGGGTTGGATTTGGAGTCGGTCGGTAAGGGTTCACTGTTGCGGTACCAGCTGTAGGTGGACTCTGGGTAGCCTTCGTTCTCGTGGCAGTGAAGGGTCGCTGTCTTGCCCACTGGCACAGCTTTAGGGACTCTGCACCTGGGAGTGACTGGCTTTACTGGGAGAAGAGACACAAAACATGTGAATCGCATGGCCCCGCACtccagctattccagttcccccTTGGATCACAGAGCAGCGATTCAGCTGGACCCCAGCCCAGCATAACCAGGGCTGCTTCCCCCTCCAGAGGTGATGCCCACCACAGAAATCAGATTGTCTTGGGAAACCAACAAGGCGCACTGTGGGGCCCCGAGCTGAAGCAATACCTTGCACTGTAAGCTGGATGTTTATCTCATCTACTATGTTTGCATCGTCGGGCGCTGCCACTTCGCAGCGGTAGGTGGCAGTATCCATGCGGGTGGTGTTTTTGATCACCAGCGATGTCCGGCTGAGAATTTCTGCACGAGTTACAAAGTCTCctggagaagggaggagagagaaggaacTCATGACAAACAGGAGAGACCGTATTTCCAGCTGTGTCCTCCATCAATGCATTTTAAAGGCTACAGCTCTATAGTTCTGAAGGAGGGGAAGAATCTGAATTGAAAAGTGTAACACCTGCTGCAAATCATAAAGTCAGAGAATGCATTTCCAATCCCAATCACTCTCCAAAATCCCAGGGCTGGCAGTGCTGGGGTAGGCAGCCTGCTCCACCTTAACAGTAACCCCCTCCAAGTGAGTGGGAAGTGGCACTGCAGTGACTACCCTGGAGAGCAACTCTGATCTGGAATGATGGTAGATCTTCAAAGGTTCATATGGGACAGTCAGAGACTGCAGGCAAGGACTATGGGTCCAGGATTACGGGGGCTGCACCAATTGCATCTTCGCTTCACCCAATAAATGGTCCCACATAAAGGATGCAAAGTTCCCCTTCTGGTCTCACTACAGCTCTTCGTGACACCTCATTGCTGACCATTCAGTTGAGGTCTGCCAGCAGGGAAAGAGGATCCAGGCCTCACTCAGTTCTGAACCTTGGCTGACCAACACAGGTTTCGGAAGTAACTAGGAGGAGAACCAGAATTCCTGCATTTCACAGACACATTTCTTCCCTGTCTTTGTTTCTGTGGTTATAAAGGAGAGAGGGGCACAAGTCTTCATACCCTGCATTTTACTGTCAAAAAACACATAGGAGGTTTCACCGCCTTTGATTTTCTTCCACTCGATCCTGGGATTGGGTGTTGTGGTGGATTTAATGATGCAGGACAGCTCCACACCTAGCAgcagaaataaaacaaatacagattAACAAGGAGCAGCTGTGTTTTCACTCTGCTCCGAGCTGCCTCGCACACTGTTTTACTGGGAGATGTCACCCATAAAGCCAAGGCCCCCGTCTTTCATCTGCCTCACAAACAGGAATGCTGCTGGGTTCCAGGAACCTTGGGGAAGATGGACCTCGGCCAGTGAAAAAAATAACAATGCAGATAGTGACCTCTGAGAGAAAGGAACACATTCGGCATGACGCTGTCTGATTTATAGCAAACAATCCCTCCCAGTGCAGGCACCCGGCATTGGCTTCGTTGCTAACAAGCATGCAAGATGGAGCGAGAGTCATTATTATCTCCCGGAGCAATGACTGAATTTATAGCTGTCACGCTGGCATTTATGAGAGAATGCTTCAATCTCATCCACCATCTCCCATTTCAGTGAATTCAGTAGCCCAGTCCCCTCGGCAGGAGGCAttttcatctccattttacagaagagaGCCTGACCTCAGAGAGGGGGGAAATCCCCAGTGTTACACTGGATGTCTGCAGTAGGGCCAGAAAGATGATTTACATCTCCCCAGTCCCAGTCCTAGTCCTCTGCCTTAATCACAACACTACTCTCTCCTGCATGCTTATGTCCAGTGCTTCGATCCTGCCGGTGTGCTCCTAGATGCCGTCCCAGCACTCTTTAGGGAACCAGAACAACCTCTTACGGCATTACCGGTACTTGGGTTCTGGCACATCTCAAATGCAGCACTCACCTGTGTTTAGGCCCCACTTCAGTTAAGCACTTAGGTTTGATCCACACCTAAAACTTCGGTCCACCTAGTTacggtgctcaggggtgtgaaaaagtcacacccctgagagacgtaaTTAAGCCAAtctgagccccagtgtagactgAATTCTTCCAGCGACCTAGCCTGTCAAGGGGGTGGATTCACTACAGGGATGGAAAAACCCCTCCTGTGGCTGTAGCATGTGTCAGTGCTACAGCACTGTCTCTGTAGCGCTTGTAGTGTGGACGTATCCTtaggcacgtgcttaagtgccACTGAGTTCAATGAGACTTCAGTATAACATTTTAATTATGTGCTTAAGTGCCAATGGCACTTCAGCAGAGCCCTTAAGTTTAAGTAGTTTGCTAAACAGGGAGAGATGTAAGAACACGCGTAAGCATTTTGCTGAAACTCGGGGCCTTAGTTCTGCCTTGCTCTATACAGCACATAGCCTGAGATATGTGCCAAGTCTTCCCGATTGATGCAAATCTACAGCTACAAGAAAGTGTCATGATCATATTACAGAGCTGACAAGCACTTACGCTGGAATTCCTGCACCACGGGCTTTGTGTTGCTGGATGTCAGCTCCACGGCCAAGATTCGATAacctataaaaacaaacaaaagggattAAGAACAGCCCAGCTCATCAATCCTACAGTTACACACTTACTCCCTGGTGAGAAATCCTCCAAGCCAGCTTCAATCAGGACCTGCTTCCCTACAACAAAAGCTCTCCCTGGCCTCACATGCTGGGCCAGCCAGCCATTAGCCTTGTGTTTATTTAGAAATCAATCTCAGTGCAAATACCAAAGGTTAAAAGCAACAATTAAAGAGCATTGACAAACTGGCACAATACCCGCAAAAGACTCTTCCTCGAGCCATGTGCTCCTGGTTATAGGGTGGACAAACATTCACTCAGAAAATGGCCAAAAGTGGCTTGCAAAATAAGGACACTGGCGTTCAAATTAATTTGACAGATGAGATAAAGGGAAAGAAAGCTGAAGAATTTAATTTCACTTTCTAAACTCTGGAATTGGTTAGCTCTGTCCATAGTCGATGCACAGATTATTTACTTATTTGTATACTTTGGGGATCCCTCAGATTAAGAAGCGCTCTAGAAATGTACAATGTGTGGGTAATAAGCCATAGAAGGCTGTTTCAAGAGAAAGCTGGACAAAAAGGGAAAGGGCAGATTTAGGGCTCAAACTGGGCACAGTTAGGGGATTGGAATTAAGCAGGTTCAGTGAATTCCTGGCCTGACTGAGGTCAGTGACAAATTTCCTATTGGCTTCAgtttggccaggatttcaccctttgagtGGAATGTTCAAAAGTACTCAGCATCAGCTTGATTCTGCTCCCGTCATCAAAAGCCAGCTTTTCCACTGGCTTCTCGGGGAGCAGGGATAAGCCAATGCAGAGTGCTCTAGAAAATACCACCCACCATACGCAGCAAGCCCTCCGTCTGCCATAGGCTGTTTTCATTCTGTCATCCCTGTTTCCCCCTTCTTGctgctgctattccagccttTTGAATGATCCTAATTAGTGCTGCAAGCTTTACCTTTTTACAGCGTTTTCCTGCTTGAGACCCAGCCTTTTTTGGCTTTCCAAGCATAACGACACCTTTCATCCTGGCAGGGCTCAAAGGCTTGCACAAACCACGTACATGCACCACCACTCAActctacatagagctcttctggggcagagggaggcatcCAGCTAGCGTCCAGCACTGCCCATCAGGAAAACTGGATCACCTGAGCAAACCTCTCTCACATGAAGAAACTTTTACAGCTGAGTATTCTAGTATCGGCAGGGCCCATCACCTCCCATTCAACCATACCCTCCCACAGAGCATATTCCACAATCCTGTCTCTCAGTGATGGGGTAGGGCACACAAAACAGTCTACAGCAATAGTGCACCAGGGCTCAGCATGGAGACTCATTATTAAagacctgagccaaagcccactgacgtCAATAGAAAGACCGCCCCCATGGACCTCAGTAGGCTTTCGATCAGGCTCAAAGTCAGGAAGATGAAAACTCAAGCAACAGTGACCTGATACACACAGAAATCAGGACCCTGCTTTATCCAGGATGAAACTAAACAAGACAAGACAAACCAGGGAAGGGACTCGAAATGAGACCTGGAGAGGAGGAAAAGGGCGTGCCTACATCATTAAGACAAACCACTGGAAATTCCCACATGCTTGATATTTCGGGTGGAAACATTTCAAACCAACCACCAGTGATGAAAGGAAGTTAAAATGCCTACAGTTGGGCGAATCAGGAGGATACAATGAAGAAACTCTGCCCTTTGCTGCAggactgggattttttttaaaaccacctaaGAGATGAGACCAACTGAAAGTTGATGGGCCTGATGCTCCTGCACCCTTTAGCCACTTTTGGAATTCTCCCCGCTAATTATCACTCGTTATTTAAGTGTTGACAGTTTGCTCAATGCCATGTTGGACATAgttcctgccccaagcagcttTCTCAAAAAAGACCAAGATGCTCTGGGAGGCTGGTGAAGTTTAAAGACTGTGACTCCAGGAGAATCACTGCACAGATGAGGGTCACAAGACCTTGCAAACTAGCAAAGGCCCCAGCCAAACTACTGTCCTACGAAGGCAACTTACTCTTTGCCTCTGCACTCCCCTCCGTCTCAGCATTTGGAGACGTGTAGAGCACTTTGGAGAAGCCTAACATTAACTCAAGAAGGTGACCGTTCTGTTCCTGTAAGGGGGTCAGTCAGGTTAGaatgaatcacagtgcaatatgGTGGCACTTAGCCCTCTGGGGCCTGGATTTGAGTCTGAAAATACTTCCCCTTTTGGGAGCACAGAAGAATGCCACGTTCCATGCTAGATCTCGGTAGGTGGAAGAAGATGCTCCAGTCTTGGTTTACTATCATCAAAAGGCAACGGAGTAGTTGTGCAAAGCACAGGTGCAGGCCAGCAGTGAGAGAGAGCGGAGCACATTTATACCAGTCCTGCGATTTCCAGGCTTAGCTCTGCTGAATGGTAATCAGCCACACGGAAGCTGTAACATGTTCCTTTCCCTTCGCTCTTGCTTTGATCTTTCTTGTTCCATCTAAGATCCCACATGGCAAATCTGGTTTTGATCCTTACTTTCCTCCCTGGTGAGCATAAGCAGATCTCAGTAATCTCAACAAAAGCCCAGAGCATTAAAGTAACCAGCCATATGAAGACAAGCAACAAGCTCAGGAAAATCCCTCTGAAGTCCCCTGACACACTTTTAAACAGGCTCCCTGCTGACGGGGAGGCCATTTTGTTTCTGAATTGAGGTTTCCCACCCGCAGGCTGCAAAGCACACATTCCCTCAGCTCCATCTCCCACTGCCCAGGAGCTTGGATATATATGCCCTTTCCTCACGATCACCATCTTGCTGATGCTTCTGCTGCAGACAGGCATTTGCCTTtcaaaaactcccactgactaatGACTCATTTTCTCCTACAAGAGAAAAGTCTTTTCTGGACAGCACTAATTAGCCAAAACACCCAAGGAAGAGAACACACTGATGAGGATGCAACGGGTGAAAACGTTTTTTCCACTCCTGAGACTACACAATGGGGCGATAACATTCTGAGAGACAGGATCCAAAGCTTGGAAAGGAAGAGTAATGTTTGTCCCAGCTCCTGGTCTCTTCCCCTGTGAAGAACACCCTCCTCCAGGGCTCTGTTGTGTACCAGGACTTCATTTGTCTTATCTTTGGAGACGTGGATTGATCTTGCGTTGTAGAGAGGGTTTGGTGAACAAAGCCCCGAGCCTGATTTGCAGAAGGGGTGGGATGAAGTGAATGGGATCTGCGGGTGCTCATCACATCTGCGACAGGCCCCTGCTCCCTAAGGGAGTAATGCAAAAACAACAACCACAAGTAGCAGCATCTCCTGAGGCCAGGAATAGCAGGAGGGCTCTGGGCGAGAACTAGGATGTGTTGGAGAGCTAGAGAAGACAGTTTGCACAGCAGCTGTGCTCCAGTCTGTCCTAGTCTATCTCATCAGCTTTGCTTTCCTGACTGCACAGATGCACCCAAATGATAGCAAGGAGGGGTGCAAACGCTGCCTTCGTTACTTAGAGGAAAACAGCCACGGCTGCAGAAAAAACGAACCTTTCATCCAGGTCTGCGTTGTACTACGTGCCCTTTTTTTCACAAGAAGGAGGCTTTTCCAGAGCCACAACATCCCATCAAACAGATACGGTGACAGTTGCTATAGAAACACATCTAGTATCATACCTGTTACCGTACACTCTTGATTATCTCAACAGCATGGGGGACATAGCTGTTATTCAGACGATCGCGGGCAGGCGCCATTCAGCAACAGGGTAGCCTCCCCCACTGCCTTTGGCttatcctcttcctcctcctcatcacaGTCCTGGCCTGGGGTCTCTGCTTTATTATTCAAACCCCTGCATTACCTGAATTCCTTCCTTGTTGCCCAGAGTAAGATACATGGGGGACAAGGAAGAGATTCAGGTAATGCAGAGGTTCAGAATCAGGCCAACAACTGGTTTAAAATATAGAAGCTGGGTGCTTGGAGCCCTCCGGAGCGGTTCCCAGATTATTATGTTTATTGATTGTGGCCACAGTGTAGCTGTGGCGCCTTAAATCAACATGAGGGCAGATTTATTGTTCAgaggcaaaaagaacaggagtatttgtggcaccttaaagactaacacatttattttagcatgagctttcgtgagctgcagctcacttcttcggatgcatagaatggaacacacagacaggagaaatttatacatacagagaacatgaaaaggggaAGTATGCAGAagagggctgcagccagggagctctAACCCACCGCATGGAAGGGAAAGCCACGCAGGGAGCAACAGACTGAGCAGAGAGGCTGCAGCAGCAAATGAGCTTCTCGCTGCTTGTCAATACACTGCCATGAGTCTCACCAGCATCAGTCTTACTGGGACAGCAGAAGCCATTAAAAATCAATCAACGATCCTAGCTGTTCTCACCCTCTGCCGTTGAAGGAGAGGGGAACGCCGGGGTATGTCAGAGACCACTGCTGCTGGAAAATGCTGACTATTTTAATGGCAACCATGGAATTTGCATTGTTTAGTGTATTACATGAGTTACAACCCCTTCTTTAGAGGAGCCTGTGTATAGTCATCTGGGGAGAAATTCCCCCCAGCACAAAGACTATGTGTTAGTGAATCTCACCTGAGCCTTCACACCAAGCTGTCAGTGATGTAACAAGGCTTGTGCCGGAACTCTTCTCTGCACTGGCATGCATTCCCCGCCCCTAAAGCCCTCCGCATTCCTCATGCTGACAACCTGCAATGATGCCAACAGGTGCAGTGCTGGCTGGGTACATAACCGACCAGGAGGGCCCAGAGAGACCCCAGGTTGAAACCCAAATGCCACCAGAACTCTATGGAGGACAATGCAACAGCGTCTGCAGTGTATTTCTGCTCTTATTTTGGCTAAAGCGATCCAGCCCATATAAGTACAGCCCTGCGCAAATAGAAACTTTGGATCCGCAACTGATCCGCAAGCTTTCATTTGAGATCTCGCGTGACATTTTTTGATGAACCAGAACATACCTACCAGACGCAGGAGATATCTGGACTCCCTTCTCGGCTAGCATTAAGAAGTTCTTGGGTCACAGGCATGGTAGGCTAACTACCCTCAGAATTGAACAACAAGGCCGGTAAAGATTCCAGTCAAGTTGTTGCCTCAAACTGAGCTTTGATGTGAGGTGGCTGAAGGGGGGAGTCACACAGAGTGATTGTTACCAACTTTATAGTTACTTGATacattctgggtttttttaataaaatacccTGTGATGGGATATGTACCCCATGCTGGCAACAAAGGGTTAATGAGGGCCTGAGAGCTAATTAACACACCTGGTTGCACCTGGAGGACCAGGCCTAATTAAAGACgagtcccagctggggaaggagctggctgGGTTCTATGAAGAGAGGAAGCCCAGAGCAGCAGGCGGGGGCAGGGACGAGAGTTGTGTAATCGCTCTCTGAGGAGCAGGGAGTAGAGGAGGGAACTGACACCTGAATGTAGCAGGGGTGAAGGAGACTCCTGCAGTGGGCCTGAGAGAAGGCACCCCACAGGCTGACAGCCATGGGGGCAGACGGGAGATGAAGGTCCAGACTAGGGCCACAACTCCGCGGCGATAGCCCCTGAGAGCCAGCGTCCTGCAGCAGCAGAGACCtggggaggctccagcatggATTAAAAGTTTAAGACCAAGGAAGGGGGCAGAAGCTGCTTTTGTTGTGGTTTGTGTTTCGCTTTGGAGTCTGGCTGAAAGACTGCAGGGAGAAGCCCCGAGTCCGCTGTTCTGCCAGAAGAGTGGGACAGGGGAGGAGTCCTGGAGGGGTGAAAGATGGCAGATTGATAACCAGTGTTGCGTGCGACACAGTCCATTTGGTACACGGACACCCTGGAAGGGGAAAAACTTTAGAGAGACCTGGCTGGTGGGCTGAGTCGTGAGAAGAGAGACCATCAAAGGCCAACACAGCTGTCAGGAGGGGCATTAGACAAGGAAAGAGCTGCTACACCATACCAGCCATGAGGGGATGCACCAGCGGTGAGTTAACTCTTTCTTATACATATACCCCTGTCCCCCAAAAAGCAAGAGGGAGGTCCATTGTCCATTATACTGGGCTCTCTCCATCATCACAAAATCTTTGGTTGTTGTGCAATTCAGAATGCATCTAAGGCACGTGAGAATCCTATTACAAACCATGCACTTCATCATTACTCTCCCGGCTGTTACTTCATGTTGCAAGACTGCTGTGAGTGAGAGTGAATGATACACTTTTAGGCCCTAGATGCATGGCAGCTGaatgctctctgtgtgtgtgtcaacaTGTTTGACTGCCAGTTTTGAGACGCACCCTACAGCATCCATTGTGAAAAAGATGGCACAGCAGAGAAAGCAAACATCTCTGTCAACCTACTGCAAAGAGCGCCAGCTAGGGCAGCCCAGCTGAACCCCAGGCTGATCCCTGTCACGCCAAAAACGTACTAACTGTGTGCTTGAAAGAAACGTAACAGTCCCCATTGTTGTTGGTCAACTTGTCTGGTGGGGGAGAACTAGCAGAGAAGGGAAAGCAGCAATGACTAGTGGACAGGGGAAGGGAATAAGACTTCGGAGATCTGCTTTCTGttccataaaatcatgagtggtgtggagaaaatgaataagaaaaagttattcacttgttcccataatataagaactaggggccaccaaatgaaattaatggggagcagctttaaaacaaatcaagggaagttcttcttcacacagcgcactccttgcctgaggaggttgtgatggctaggactataacagggtttaaaagaacattcatggaggttaagtccattaatggctattagccaggatgggtaaagaatggtgtccctagcctctgtctgttagagggtggagatggatggcaggagagagatgacttgat
This window contains:
- the JAM3 gene encoding junctional adhesion molecule C → MALRRRTLLLLLLPMLGYRILAVELTSSNTKPVVQEFQRVELSCIIKSTTTPNPRIEWKKIKGGETSYVFFDSKMQGDFVTRAEILSRTSLVIKNTTRMDTATYRCEVAAPDDANIVDEINIQLTVQVKPVTPRCRVPKAVPVGKTATLHCHENEGYPESTYSWYRNSEPLPTDSKSNPKFHNSSFSLNPGTGTLVFAAVHKGDSGRYYCIATNDAGSAKCEEQEMEIYDLNIGGIVGGVLVVVVVLVLITLGICCAYRRGYFVTSKQTGKSYKTPAKPDGVSYIQTDDEGDFRHKSSFVI